The genomic DNA ATCGAGCAGGATGGCCTTGATGACCTCTTTCATCTGCGAAGGATTTGATTTATTCGAGTTGAAGACGGCTGCGACACGCCCGACGTATTCAGGCGTCGGATCGCTCGTTACAAGATGCTGTATGAGGATCTTGCTGACGAAGGGGCCGACATTCTGATGTTGATAGACATAGTCGATCGTTTGGCTCAGCGAACCTTCGGCGTAGTTCAGGATATTTGGGAAGGTCGTACAATTCGTACAAGCCGGTATGACCAATGAATTTGTCGTCGGCCAGCTGTTCAGCGTAAAGGTCTTAGCCGTCAGATCATGGCGGTTGTTGTTGATGTTGGTCTGTCCCGGATTGAGGATCATCGGGTCGATGTAATTCTGGGTACCGGCGACGATATTTGGGCAAGTTGCCGGAACCGAACAAAGCGACCAGCCGGTCATGATCTTTGTCAGGTTGTTTACGCCGTTTTGATCGTATGTCGGGATCGGATTGTTCTGAGCATCGAGCTGCAGCGTGCCGTCGGGTTTGAGGACGAACAGGCCTGTCGAAAATAGCTGTAATATCTCACGCGGATAATTCTCATTCGGATTGGTTCGCGTGCTGATGGCCATGTCGAGGTATGTGCCCATCGCAGGGTTCTTTGTGACCTGCGTCATGATGTCTTTATAATTACCAAAGGCATTTTTGTTCAGGATGTCAAAGAACTCGACCATGTGCCGACCCTGTTGCACGTCCACGCCGGATGTGACCCAGATCTGGGCGAGAGCCCACGAAACACGAAGACGAAGCTGAGCCTGCCCGTAATACGCTTCTTTCATAAACCACGTCTGCGGTTTATACATCGAATACGCGTCTCTGCCGCACTGAGCCGGCACATCGTCCGCACCGCCGTCGCAAGTCGGATTCGTGCCGATGTTTGCCGGCTGCAGACCGTCCTTCGGCATCGGAGTGTTGCCAAGCTCGAACTGCTCGGCGAGCCACGTTCTCAAGCCGATACGGCGAAGCCGTTGGTCTAGGGTCTGGGTCGGGCCGAATGTCGCCTGTTGGAGAAACCTCATCCGGTCGCTGCTCCAGCGGTATCCGACAAAATTTTCAGAGGAGGTTCTGTTTTTAGCGATCTTTGTGCCGACCGGCGTGGGAACCCCATTGGGGATCTCGCCAATGCCGCCGCCCATTTCGCCAAGGCCGAGTTTGACCGTATTCGACGCAAGCCCACGCCAAGTGACGAAGACTGCAATGTCGCCGTCAGCATCAGGTGCCGGCCAATAGCCGATCTCATCGGTCAAAACGGTGGTCAATGCCCAGACATTTCGGGCGTCGGTAACAGGCTGAAGGTTCAAGGTCGGAAAGCGGTATTGGTGTCCGCGTTTATCGATCGCGTAAACGCGAAATGCTCCGGCTCCTTCGCCCTTCATAAGGCTTAGATTTGCCAGATAGAGCACAATTCGAGCGTTCGGCTCAAAAGCCCTGGATCTGATCTTTGTAACCCGATAACTGCCTGAACCGTTGTCCTCGACCGCCAAAGCGCGCGTCGAACCGCTCTCGCTCAGCAAGATCGGCGGCGGTGAATTCGGATCCGGATCGTCCTGTGCGAACGAAACGGCCGAAGCCATCGCTATGACAAAAGCCGCAGTAATTATCCGCACGAAGCGAGACGTCCTGCTAACCATACCTATCCCTCCTAACTGACTTCCTATTGTGATGTGCTTAAAACGTCAAGACGGACAGATAGAACGCGCCGTCGTTTAATGTTGTTTTACACGAATATCGTACACCAGATCGCCAAAAATCTCAACAAAATTATTTGTTCCAATTATGGCGGTGTTTCCGTTACGAACTAAGACGCGGCAAGATGCGATTTGGCCGAAAAAAGTTTGAATTAAAACACATTCGGCTGCGGTATCGGGATGTCCGTTCCGATGCCGAACTGATAGGCGTCCCAGTTCCAGTCCGAACTGCGGAAAATGTACCATACACCCGTGCTTGGCCTGAAGACGGCCGGGTCGGACTTGCAGTCGCCGTCATAGTCGCCCGGGACCGGTTTATCGCCGTCGATGCCGAAGGGAACGGTCCACAAAGTGCCGTTCGAGCTGAATTTCATACGCCAGATCAAACGCCCGTTCTCAAATCGTCCGCCGGCGAGATCGGTCTTTCCGTCGCAATCGAAATCGCCCGGCGTCGGAAAGTCCGCATCGAACGGCGTGACGATCGGCGGCTCCGTATAGCCGGCGATCATCGGCGACGGCCATATTTCAAAATGCGAACGTCGCCGCTCAGCAAGATTCCGGACAAATACGGCAGCGTCCGAATAACCGTCGTTATTGTAATCGCCGAGAGCTGGCACCCGCGAAACAGCCGGATCGAAACAATCTTCCGAAATGTCCTTTTGATAGATATTCTCGCCCGCCGCCAGCAAAAAGCCCTGTATGTAACAGCCGTCCTGCGGGTCGCCCTCGACGCGGTAATTGTAAACGCCGAGCTCGAGCGCAGGCGTATCGACAAAATTCCGGTTCACGATCGTGCCGTGGCCGAGATGATAAATTACTTGAGTGTGGCCGGTGCTGCTGTGATTGATCCAATAGTCACTGGCTTCCCACGGGTTTTCGAGGGCGTCGTCCCACGAACGAAAGACCGCAAGGTCCGCCATTCCGTCGATGTCATAATCGGCAACAGCCGGCCGGTCGCCGCCGGCACCGAACGGACGGGCGACGATATCGCCGGTGAGGCTGCTGAGATAATAGAAATAGGATGTTCCGCGGTTGGTCGGCGTCCATTCGCCCATCCGATAGACCGAAATGTCCGTCTTTCCGTCGCCGTCAAAATCGAACAGGACGCTGAGATCCCTACAATATGCGGGTGATGCGTACAACGTGAGGGCTATCAGACCGAACAAGAGAGATAGCGTGAAACTGTGTGGGCGAATCGAGAGCATCTTCGTTTTTTACCTCCAAAACAGGTGTTCCGTTTACGGTCTCGGTTGCGAACTGTTGTATCCTTTCAGTCGCAAACCAAAATTAATTGTGTGATGCCAATAGTAGAGATAGTAACCCCGAACCGCTTTTCGTTCAAACATACGATCCGCAGCCACGGCTGGTACGACCTTTTGCCGTTCGTTATCGACGAAGAGAAAGGCACGCTGAGCTTCGTTTCGGCGGGAGGCGAACCGGTATTTGTCACC from Acidobacteriota bacterium includes the following:
- a CDS encoding DUF1800 family protein — protein: MVSRTSRFVRIITAAFVIAMASAVSFAQDDPDPNSPPPILLSESGSTRALAVEDNGSGSYRVTKIRSRAFEPNARIVLYLANLSLMKGEGAGAFRVYAIDKRGHQYRFPTLNLQPVTDARNVWALTTVLTDEIGYWPAPDADGDIAVFVTWRGLASNTVKLGLGEMGGGIGEIPNGVPTPVGTKIAKNRTSSENFVGYRWSSDRMRFLQQATFGPTQTLDQRLRRIGLRTWLAEQFELGNTPMPKDGLQPANIGTNPTCDGGADDVPAQCGRDAYSMYKPQTWFMKEAYYGQAQLRLRVSWALAQIWVTSGVDVQQGRHMVEFFDILNKNAFGNYKDIMTQVTKNPAMGTYLDMAISTRTNPNENYPREILQLFSTGLFVLKPDGTLQLDAQNNPIPTYDQNGVNNLTKIMTGWSLCSVPATCPNIVAGTQNYIDPMILNPGQTNINNNRHDLTAKTFTLNSWPTTNSLVIPACTNCTTFPNILNYAEGSLSQTIDYVYQHQNVGPFVSKILIQHLVTSDPTPEYVGRVAAVFNSNKSNPSQMKEVIKAILLDPEARGDVKTDPMFGKLREPVQFATNVLRTLNVRGAVVGTQSDGSFGVVGFGRTNGQIGEFYGMAQAPFLPPTVFNFYPPDYVVPGTAFLGPEFALLTTGTSITRTNFVNRIVMNATPIAVAVPDFPTGTGIDITDLIPLSTADATGNLLLDELNRRMMHGQMSAAMKSTILTAVTAVSAADPTLRTRTAIYLIATSSQYQVQR